One window of Uloborus diversus isolate 005 chromosome 3, Udiv.v.3.1, whole genome shotgun sequence genomic DNA carries:
- the LOC129218605 gene encoding LOW QUALITY PROTEIN: transmembrane protein 169-like (The sequence of the model RefSeq protein was modified relative to this genomic sequence to represent the inferred CDS: deleted 1 base in 1 codon) codes for MEVLDKPVFVPPRKRGSKSSRSSNESLPIIGTGTNTSPQSCGKIDHLANRKLHHQPISSEHVKECLSVKQQSNSNTHKSNSCGRSSTYQNQSSKHTNGRSDESDLNSDISDYVHIIEGGYAEIELANERSALNSRSVSSIGSCGGNFVTMTGTVKRGRKKGQTMDMKVQMSREELDELEQSIRSQQIEDDDRCFFGIRKGPHILTFSLTLVPFVFILSAAYSFYMGTMTWYNILVYFSEKKTIFHKIFVSPLLIISYPFLITLSTIGLGIYASIVQISWHVDNWRREIQDWEKGFYGWLCGILDLEDCSPYEVVILTEVLPPVEEVKQQKLQVADTAL; via the exons ATGGAAGTGCTGGACAAACCTGTTTTTGTTCCACCTAGGAAGAGAGGTTCTAAATCATCAAGATCTAGCAATGAAAGTCTTCCAATCATCGGAACTGGGACTAATACATCTCCTCAAAGTTGTGGTAAAATTGATCATCTTGCCAATCGAAAACTGCATCATCAGCCCATTTCTTCTGAACATGTAAAAGAGTGTTTAAGTGTCAAACAACAATCTAATTCTAACACCCATAAATCAAATTCTTGTGGTAGATCAAGTACATATCAGAATCAATCTTCAAAACACACTAATGGCCGTAGTGATGAGTCTGATTTAAATAGTGATATATCCGATTATGTTCATATTATTGAAGGTGGGTATGCAGAAATAGAGTTAGCGAACGAGAGATCTGCATTAAATTCTCGCTCCGTTTCTTCAATCGGTTCATGTGGGGGAAATTTTGTTACTATGACAGGAACTGTTAAAAGAGGCCGTAAAAAAGGTCAAACAATGGATATGAAAGTCCAGATGTCGCGTGAAGAACTTGATGAACTTGAACAAAGTATAAGATCTCAGCAAATTGAGGATGATGACAGGTGTTTTTTTGGAATACGCAAAGGACCTCATATTCTTACTTTTAGTTTAACTCTAGTCCCCTTTGTTTTTATCTTGTCTGCCGCATACTCATTTTACATGGGAACTATGACTTGGTATAACATTTTAGTATATTTCAgtgaaaagaaaacaatatttcataaaatatttgtgagtccattacttattatttcttatccatttttaattacattatcTACCATAGGATTAGGTATATATGCTTCTATTGTACAGATATCTTGGCATGTAGATAACTGGAGAAGGGAAATACAAGATTGG GAAAAAGGCTTTTATGGTTGGCTCTGTGGTATACTCGATCTGGAAGATTGTTCACCATATGAAGTTGTTATTCTGACTGAGGTTTTACCTCCAGTTGAAGAAGTCAAGCAACAAAAGCTCCAAGTCGCAGATACTGCTTTATAG